From the genome of Deltaproteobacteria bacterium:
ATCCGCAGGAGGTGGCGGAAGCGATCGAAATGGGGAAGCGGGTCCGCAAGGGGGCCGGGGCGAAAATGGACACATTCGCAGCCAGCCTGAACTGTGCCGTTCCCGCGGCGCCGGAGAGCAAAGTTCCCTGTTGCGGCGGATGACGCCGTCCGAAGGTCAATGTCTGTCGAAGGCCCCGAAGTCTATCTTCGGGGCCTTCTTCGTACGTGGTTCGTCCGGCGATCATCTAATATTCAGGAGGGCGGGATTGTCGTAACCATTGTTCGCGCGGCGCTCGCCGCAGGAGGTAAGGGAAAATGAAGATGAATGAAAAAGTTGCGACGATTCTTTCGATTATCGTCGGTTTACTGATCGCCGGCGGGACCGCGCTCGT
Proteins encoded in this window:
- a CDS encoding carboxymuconolactone decarboxylase family protein; this encodes MAMTGKIKELVAVGASITANCQPCLQYHSAKALEFGADPQEVAEAIEMGKRVRKGAGAKMDTFAASLNCAVPAAPESKVPCCGG